Proteins from one Nicotiana tabacum cultivar K326 chromosome 23, ASM71507v2, whole genome shotgun sequence genomic window:
- the LOC107791249 gene encoding cytochrome P450 89A2-like, whose product IYTLSLLYICISFCLIFLFNIFFSNSKNKKKLSPGPFTFPVIGSLPLLRNKSLADIELILQKLKSKYGPIITLRIGTSFSIFISNHSLAYQALVQQGALCSDRPIGWLTNEVLFSRDRSISTASCGPTWRLLRRNLRSEMLHPTLVMSRSKSRAWALNILIQRLYDKSNYAMEVVLVDQFKHVIFCLLVYMVFGVKLDEVQINQIKGLQHQALLATIQFKILDVFPRVGKVIFRNLWKELTTFRKETESMFIPLIQVRVKYIEEKTKAGVDKKEEENVAYVDTLVNLELPEEKRKLTYEEMASLCGEFLGAASDTTFTSLQWIMAYLVKYPSIQEKLYKEICEIVGAPESKGENNNNKLIKEEHLQKMSYLKAVILEGLRRQTPSLFLLPHRVSEEMELNGYVIPKNASIHFMVREMGLDAKVWEEPKNSCCTMYVYFPINHTLPKSYIYIY is encoded by the coding sequence atatatacattatcatTACTGTATATATGTATCTCTTTCTGCCTCATATTTCTCTTTAATATTTTCTTCTCCAATTCCAAAAACAAGAAGAAACTCTCACCAGGTCCCTTTACTTTTCCAGTAATTGGAAGCTTACCATTGCTGAGAAATAAATCCTTAGCTGATATTGAACTTATCCTTCAAAAATTAAAGTCAAAATATGGTCCTATAATTACACTCAGAATAGGTACTTCATTTTCCATATTCATTAGCAACCATTCTTTAGCCTACCAAGCTTTAGTTCAACAAGGTGCTCTTTGCTCTGACCGTCCAATTGGTTGGCTCACCAATGAAGTCTTATTTAGCCGTGACCGGTCTATAAGCACCGCGTCGTGTGGTCCCACATGGCGGCTCCTCCGTCGAAACCTCAGATCCGAAATGTTACATCCCACCTTAGTCATGTCCCGGTCTAAGTCCCGAGCTTGGGCACTAAATATCCTTATTCAACGTCTATATGATAAATCTAATTATGCAATGGAAGTTGTGTTAGTTGATCAGTTTAAGCATGTCATCTTCTGTCTTCTTGTATACATGGTCTTCGGGGTCAAGCTCGACGAGGTTCAAATTAATCAAATTAAAGGTTTACAACATCAAGCACTTTTAGCTACGATTCAATTTAAAATACTTGATGTTTTTCCAAGAGTTGGAAAAGTAATTTTCAGAAATCTTTGGAAAGAGCTTACTACATTTCGAAAGGAGACCGAGAGTATGTTTATACCTCTAATACAAGTTCGAGTAaaatacatagaagaaaaaacTAAGGCTGGAGTAGataaaaaagaagaggaaaatgtaGCTTATGTCGATACGTTGGTAAATTTGGAATTGCCAGAGGAAAAGAGGAAGCTCACTTATGAAGAGATGGCCAGTCTCTGCGGTGAGTTCCTTGGTGCAGCCAGCGATACAACGTTCACCTCCTTGCAATGGATTATGGCCTATTTGGTCAAGTATCCTTCCATTCAAGAAAAGCTATATAAGGAAATATGTGAAATTGTAGGAGCACCAGAatcaaagggagaaaataacaataataagtTGATAAAAGAGGAGCATTTACAGAAAATGTCATACTTAAAAGCTGTGATTTTGGAAGGTCTTAGGAGGCAGACACCATCTCTCTTTTTGTTACCACATAGGGTGAGTGAGGAAATGGAATTGAACGGCTACGTTATACCAAAGAATGCTAGTATCCATTTCATGGTGAGAGAAATGGGTTTGGACGCAAAGGTATGGGAGGAACCAAAGAATTCTTGTTGTACCATGTATGTATATTTTCCTATAAATCACACTTTACCaaagtcatatatatatatatattga
- the LOC107791250 gene encoding ABC transporter B family member 20-like yields MMVSRGLFGWSPPHIQPLTPVSEVSEPPESPSPYADTGGDAMQVELEEEMDAETEEMEPPPTAAPFSMLFACADRLDWVLMVVGSVAAAAHGTALVVYLHYFAKIIQLLSHRSEPADELFHRFSELALTILYIAGGVFVAGWIEVSCWILTGERQTAVIRSRYVQVLLNQDMSFFDTYGNNGDIVSQVLSDVLLIQSALSEKVGNYIHNMATFFSGLVIGFVNCWQIALITLATGPFIVAAGGISNIFLHRLAENIQDAYAEAASIAEQAVSYIRTLYAFTNETLAKYSYATSLQATLRYGILISLVQGLGLGFTYGLAICSCALQLWVGRFLVTHGKAHGGEIITALFAVILSGLGLNQAATNFYSFEQGRIAAYRLFEMISRSSSIANNEGSTLASVQGNIEFRNVYFSYLSRPEIPILSGFYLTVPAKKTVALVGRNGSGKSSIIPLMERFYDPTLGEVLLDGENIKNLKLDWLRSRIGLVTQEPALLSLSIRDNIAYGRDASLDQIEEAAKIAHAHTFISSLERGYETQVGRAGLALTEEQKIKLSVARAVLSNPSILLLDEVTGGLDFEAERSVQGALDLLMLGRSTIIIARRLSLIRNADYIAVMEEGQLVEMGTHDELIALGGLYAELLKCEEAAKLPRRMPMRNHKETAVFQVEKDSSASHSFQEPSSPKMMKSPSLQRVSGAHAFWAADVTFSSQESPHNRSPPPEQMVENGMALDSADKEPSIRRQDSFEMRLPKLPKIDVQSANRKMSNNSDPESPVSPLLTSDPKNERSHSQTFSRPNSEFDDFPITSKEAKNTESREPPSFWRLVELSLAEWLYALLGSTGAAIFGSFNPLLAYVISLIVTAYYRTDERHHLRRDVDRWCLIIACMGVVTVFANFLQHFYFGIMGEKMTERVRRMMFSAMLRNEVGWFDEEENSADNLSMRLANDATFVRAAFSNRLSIFIQDTAAVIVAVLIGMLLQWRLALVALATLPVLTVSAVAQKLWLAGLSKGIQEMHRKASLVLKDAVRNIYTVVAFCAGNKVMELYRFQLQKIFKKSFLHGVAIGFGFGFSQFLLFGCNALLLWYTALSVKNNHVNVTTALKEYMVFSFATFALVEPFGLAPYILKRRKSLKSVFEIIDRAPKIDPDDNSALKPPNVYGSIELKNVDFSYPSRPEVLVLSNFTLKVNGGQTVAVVGVSGSGKSTIISLIERFYDPVAGQVLLDGRDLKSYNLRWLRNHLGLVQQEPIIFSTTIRENIIYARHNASEAEMKEAARIANAHHFISSLPHGYDTHVGMRGVDLTPGQKQRIAIARVVLKNAPILLLDEASSSIESESSRVIQEALDTLIMGNKTTILIAHRAAMMRHVDNIVVLNGGKIVEEGTHDTLMAKNGLYVRLMQPHFGKGLRQHRLV; encoded by the exons ATGATGGTATCGAGAGGATTATTCGGGTGGTCCCCACCACACATACAACCGTTAACGCCGGTGTCGGAAGTGTCGGAACCACCGGAATCTCCATCTCCGTACGCGGATACCGGCGGCGATGCTATGCAGGTTGAGTTGGAGGAGGAGATGGATGCGGAGACAGAGGAAATGGAGCCGCCGCCTACTGCCGCTCCGTTTTCGATGCTCTTCGCCTGTGCCGACCGACTCGATTGGGTGCTTATGGTTGTTGGATCAGTTGCCGCTGCTGCACACGGCACTGCTTTGGTGGTTTATTTGCATTACTTTGCCAAAATTATTCAGTTGCTCAGTCACCGTTCTGAACCGGCTGATGAGCTATTCCACCGGTTTTCTGAG CTTGCCTTGACTATCCTTTATATTGCTGGAGGTGTTTTTGTTGCTGGTTGGATTG AGGTATCATGTTGGATTCTTACTGGAGAACGGCAGACTGCAGTGATCAGATCAAGATATGTTCAAGTGTTACTGAATCAAGATATGAGTTTCTTTGATACCTATGGAAACAATGGGGACATTGTTAGCCAAGTTTTGAGTGATGTGCTACTCATCCAATCTGCTCTTAGTGAAAAG GTTGGGAACTATATTCATAACATGGCTACTTTTTTCAGTGGTCTTGTTATTGGATTTGTCAACTGCTGGCAAATTGCGCTCATAACTTTAGCTACTGGCCCTTTCATTGTTGCAGCTGGAGGAATCTCAAACATATTTCTTCATAGACTCGCAGAGAACATTCAGGATGCATATGCTGAAGCAGCAAGTATAGCTGAACAG GCAGTTTCGTATATTAGGACACTGTATGCATTCACAAATGAAACTTTGGCCAAGTATTCATATGCAACCTCGCTACAAGCTACACTGAGGTATGGTATATTAATAAGTCTTGTGCAAGGACTTGGACTTGGCTTCACATACGGGCTTGCTATTTGTTCCTGTGCCTTGCAACTATGGGTTGGAAGATTCCTGGTCACACATGGAAAAGCTCATGGTGGTGAAATTATTACAGCTCTTTTTGCTGTAATTTTAAGTGGCCT TGGGCTGAATCAAGCAGCGACAAACTTCTACTCTTTTGAGCAAGGGAGAATTGCAGCTTATAGGCTTTTTGAGATGATAAGCCGTTCGTCCTCCATTGCTAATAATGAAGGAAGCACCCTTGCTTCTGTACAAGGAAACATTGAATTCCGAAATGTATATTTCAGCTACCTCTCTCGCCCTGAAATTCCTATCTTGAGTGGATTTTATCTCACTGTACCTGCTAAAAAGACTGTAGCCCTTGTTGGCAGAAATGGTTCCGGAAAAAGTAGTATTATACCACTTATGGAGCGATTTTACGATCCTACATTAG GCGAAGTTCTGTTAGATGGAGAAAATATTAAAAATCTGAAGCTGGATTGGCTCAGAAGCCGAATCGGCTTAGTCACCCAGGAACCTGCCTTGCTAAGTCTAAGCATCAGAGATAACATTGCTTATGGACGAGATGCTTCTTTAGATCAAATTGAAGAAGCTGCTAAAATAGCACATGCTCATACGTTTATTAGCTCACTGGAGAGAGGCTATGAAACCCAG GTGGGCAGGGCTGGTCTAGCTTTGACGGAAGAGCAAAAAATTAAACTCTCTGTTGCTAGGGCTGTTCTTTCAAATCCTTCTATCCTTCTTCTTGATGAGGTAACTGGTGGACTTGATTTTGAAGCTGAAAGATCTGTTCAGGGAGCTCTGGATCTCCTCATGTTGGGCAGATCAACTATAATAATAGCAAGACGACTTAGTCTTATCAGGAATGCTGATTACATTGCCGTGATGGAGGAAGGCCAATTAGTAGAAATGGGAACGCATGATGAACTGATAGCATTAGGTGGCCTCTATGCGGAGCTCCTTAAATGCGAAGAAGCAGCAAAACTCCCTCGCAG GATGCCAATGAGAAACCACAAGGAGACTGCAGTGTTCCAAGTTGAAAAAGATTCTTCAGCTAGTCATAGCTTCCAAGAACCTTCTTCACCCAAGATGATGAAATCACCATCTCTTCAAAGGGTTTCTGGTGCCCATGCTTTTTGGGCAGCAGATGTTACATTTAGCTCTCAAGAATCTCCCCACAACCGTAGCCCGCCACCGGagcaaatggttgagaatggtATGGCCTTGGATTCTGCTGACAAAGAACCATCAATAAGAAGGCAGGATAGCTTTGAAATGAGACTGCCCAAGCTTCCTAAGATTGATGTTCAATCTGCAAATAGGAAAATGTCCAATAATTCTGATCCCGAATCACCGGTCTCACCACTGTTGACATCTGATCCCAAAAATGAGCGTTCTCACTCACAAACTTTTAGTCGTCCAAACAGTGAATTTGATGACTTTCCTATTACATCCAAAGAAGCAAAGAATACAGAGAGTCGAGAACCACCATCCTTCTGGAGACTCGTTGAGCTTAGCCTTGCAGAATGGCTTTATGCTCTACTAGGGAGCACGGGTGCTGCAATATTTGGTTCCTTTAATCCCCTTCTGGCGTACGTCATTTCACTGATTGTAACAGCATATTACAGAACAGACGAAAGGCATCACTTGCGTCGAGATGTTGACAGGTGGTGCCTCATCATAGCCTGTATGGGTGTAGTGACTGTTTTTGCCAATTTTCTGCAGCACTTCTATTTTGGTATAATGGGAGAGAAAATGACCGAGCGAGTTCGTAGAATGATGTTTTCTG CAATGCTTCGCAATGAAGTCGGGTGGTTTGATGAGGAGGAGAATAGTGCTGATAATCTATCTATGCGCTTGGCAAATGATGCTACATTTGTCCGTGCTGCTTTCAGCAATCGGCTGTCCATATTCATACAAGATACTGCAGCTGTTATTGTGGCTGTTCTTATTGGGATGCTACTTCAGTGGCGGTTGGCACTTGTGGCATTAGCTACTCTTCCTGTTCTTACTGTGTCTGCTGTTGCGCAG AAATTGTGGCTTGCTGGGTTGTCAAAGGGTATTCAGGAGATGCATAGGAAGGCATCGTTAGTCCTCAAGGATGCAGTTAGAAATATCTATACAGTTGTAGCATTCTGTGCTGGTAATAAGGTAATGGAGCTCTACAGGTTTCAACtgcagaaaatatttaagaaaagctTCCTCCATGGTGTGGcaattggttttggttttggctTTTCCCAgtttcttctttttggttgcaATGCTCTTCTCTTATGGTATACTGCACTCTCTGTAAAGAATAATCATGTGAATGTAACTACAGCACTCAAGGAGTACATGGTGTTCTCCTTTGCAACTTTCGCACTTGTTGAGCCTTTTGGCTTGGCTCCATATATTCtcaaaagaagaaaatctctgaAATCAGTGTTCGAGATAATCGATAGAGCACCAAAGATTGATCCAGATGACAATTCAGCCTTAAAACCTCCAAATGTCTACGGAAGCATTGAGTTGAAAAACGTTGACTTCTCATATCCATCTCGTCCTGAAGTCTTGGTATTGAGCAATTTCACTCTCAAAGTCAACGGAGGGCAAACTGTAGCCGTGGTAGGTGTTTCTGGCTCGGGAAAGAGCACGATTATATCTCTGATAGAGAGGTTTTATGACCCTGTAGCTGGTCAGGTTTTACTTGATGGCCGTGATTTAAAGTCATACAACTTGAGATGGTTGAGGAACCATTTAGGTCTTGTTCAGCAGGAACCAATTATCTTCTCAACCACCATTAGGGAAAACATAATCTACGCAAGGCACAATGCTAGTGAAGCTGAGATGAAAGAAGCAGCTAGAATAGCAAATGCTCATCATTTCATAAGCAGTTTGCCTCATGGTTATGACACACATGTTGGGATGAGGGGGGTAGATCTGACTCCTGGACAGAAGCAAAGAATTGCAATAGCTCGTGTTGTTTTGAAGAATGCACCTATTCTATTATTGGATGAAGCCAGCTCCTCTATTGAATCTGAGTCGAGCCGAGTGATACAGGAGGCTCTTGATACTCTGATCATGGGGAACAAGACAACCATTTTAATTGCCCACCGAGCTGCCATGATGAGACATGTTGACAACATAGTTGTACTTAATGGAGGGAAGATTGTTGAGGAAGGTACCCATGATACGTTGATGGCAAAAAATGGTTTGTATGTCCGCCTGATGCAACCTCACTTTGGTAAGGGATTACGTCAGCATAGACTTGTTTAA
- the LOC142177041 gene encoding putative mitochondrial protein AtMg00300 codes for MDSGYSIHMTGSTDDFLSLKALQGGSVSFGNGKKGYILGVGKIRKTLTYSIGNVYYVNGLKYSMLSVSQICDKGNKVEFLSKFCMVTNLVTGEIVLVAKRFKSIYVADFESLNSGDLTCLSAVNDDVELWHRRLGHASFSLLNTLVKKDLVRGLPKSKFKDHKVCDVFVRGKQVRSSFKPKKEVISSRPLDLLHIDPCRPIRMPSRGGKTYIFVIVDDYSRFT; via the coding sequence ATGGATAGCGGCTACTCTATACACATGACTGGAAGTACTgatgatttcctttcactcaaAGCCCTACAAGGTGGTAGTGTGTCATTTGGCAATGGaaaaaagggatacattctgggagttggaaaAATTAGGAAGACACTCACTTACTCAATTGGGAATGTGTATTATGTGAATGGCCTAAAATACAGTATGttgagtgtctctcaaatctgcgacaaaggaaacaaagtggaGTTCTTATCAAAGTTTTGCATGGTTACCAATCTTGTAACTGGTGAAATAGTTCTGGTGGCGAAAAGATTCAAAAGCATCTATGTTGCTGACTTTGAGTCTCTAAACAGTGGGGATCTTACATGTTTGAGTGCTGTTAATGATGATGTTGAACTGTGGCACAGAAGATTGGGACATGCAAGCTTCTCCTTATTGAACACACTggtcaagaaggacctggttcgtggtctgccAAAGTCAAAGTTCAAGGATCACAAGGTGTGTGATGTATTTGTGAGAGGGAAGCAAGTCAGGTCCTCCTTCAAGCCAAAGAAGGAAGTAATCTCTTCAAGGCCATTGGATCTTCTCCATATAGATCCGTGTAGACCTATAAGGATGCCCAGCAGAGGAGGAAAGACGTACATCTTTGTCATTGtagatgactactccagattcacatga